In one Chitinophaga sancti genomic region, the following are encoded:
- a CDS encoding BaiN/RdsA family NAD(P)/FAD-dependent oxidoreductase: MKDNRLVVIGGGAAGFFCAVNAARMAKSLEVILLEKSSKLLSKVKVSGGGRCNVTHNAPDILYMSKRYPRGQHFVKKSFGHFFVPDTIQWFKERGVSLKAEPDGRMFPVTDSSQTIIDCLLKEAEKYKVQIRTNTAVSGLEKTADGWKVWLDDENAIETKFVFVAAGGYPQADKFGWLQATGHGIVTPLPSLFTFNMPGNPIISLMGVSSVAVVKIAGTKLQEQGPVLITHWGLSGPAILRTSAWGARELADLNYQFTAIVNWLPDQNENSLREQLQSLRFELGGQKIYNKNPFGLPQRLWQFMLEQSGIAEDARWADLPSKEQHKLIKQVVAMECPVKGKTTFKEEFVTCGGIKLSEIDPNTMESKLCPQLYFGGEVMDVDGITGGFNFQHAWSSGYIAAQTIANKMG, encoded by the coding sequence ATGAAAGACAATAGATTAGTAGTTATCGGGGGTGGAGCAGCTGGTTTCTTCTGTGCTGTAAATGCCGCCAGAATGGCAAAGTCACTGGAAGTCATCCTGTTAGAGAAAAGTAGCAAGCTGCTTTCAAAAGTAAAAGTTTCAGGTGGCGGCAGGTGTAATGTGACCCATAATGCCCCCGATATATTATATATGTCAAAGCGTTATCCACGGGGGCAGCATTTTGTAAAGAAGTCTTTTGGGCATTTTTTCGTGCCCGATACGATTCAATGGTTTAAAGAAAGAGGGGTGTCTCTCAAGGCGGAGCCCGATGGGCGTATGTTTCCTGTCACCGATAGCTCGCAGACCATCATCGACTGCCTGCTTAAAGAAGCGGAGAAGTACAAAGTGCAGATCAGGACTAACACAGCGGTAAGTGGCCTGGAGAAAACAGCAGATGGCTGGAAAGTATGGCTGGATGATGAAAATGCTATTGAAACGAAATTTGTATTTGTTGCAGCCGGTGGCTACCCGCAGGCTGATAAATTCGGATGGCTCCAGGCTACAGGTCACGGGATTGTAACACCCCTGCCATCCCTGTTTACCTTCAATATGCCGGGGAATCCCATTATCTCCCTCATGGGAGTAAGTTCGGTGGCTGTTGTGAAAATTGCGGGTACCAAATTGCAGGAACAGGGTCCTGTGCTCATTACGCATTGGGGATTGAGCGGCCCTGCTATTTTGCGCACCTCTGCCTGGGGCGCAAGAGAACTGGCAGATTTGAATTACCAGTTTACCGCCATTGTGAACTGGTTGCCTGATCAGAATGAAAACAGTCTGCGGGAACAGCTGCAAAGTCTCCGTTTTGAACTCGGCGGACAAAAGATCTACAACAAAAATCCTTTTGGCCTGCCTCAGCGCCTCTGGCAATTTATGCTGGAACAATCCGGCATCGCAGAAGATGCGCGTTGGGCAGATCTGCCTTCCAAAGAACAGCATAAACTCATCAAACAGGTAGTTGCGATGGAATGCCCGGTGAAAGGCAAAACAACTTTTAAGGAGGAATTCGTGACCTGTGGCGGGATTAAATTGTCAGAAATCGATCCGAATACCATGGAGAGTAAGTTATGTCCGCAATTGTATTTTGGTGGTGAAGTGATGGATGTGGATGGGATTACAGGGGGATTTAATTTCCAGCATGCATGGAGTAGTGGCTACATTGCGGCTCAAACTATTGCAAATAAAATGGGCTGA
- a CDS encoding deoxynucleoside kinase, producing MNYKYITIEGNIGAGKTTLATRLAKHFGAQLILEEFADNPFLPKFYEKPQQYAFPLELFFMAERYKQLKEMLQTQDMFNNFFISDYLFIKSLLFAKVTLKDEEYNLYQKLFDIINPQLLQPELLIFLNAPITRLQQNIKDRNRLYEQSIPDSYLGNLQDVYMQYIRQHPVKTLMVDTTKVDFMKNPKDFDRLLKALEQDYPPGINYF from the coding sequence ATGAATTATAAATACATTACAATTGAAGGAAATATAGGCGCTGGAAAGACGACACTGGCTACCAGACTGGCAAAGCATTTTGGTGCACAACTGATCCTGGAGGAGTTTGCAGATAATCCCTTTTTGCCTAAGTTTTACGAGAAACCACAACAGTATGCTTTTCCGTTGGAACTGTTTTTCATGGCAGAGCGGTATAAACAGCTGAAAGAGATGTTGCAGACGCAGGACATGTTCAACAACTTTTTTATATCGGATTACCTTTTTATAAAAAGCCTGTTGTTTGCAAAAGTAACACTGAAAGATGAGGAGTATAACCTGTACCAGAAGCTGTTTGATATTATTAATCCGCAGTTGTTACAACCGGAATTGCTGATATTTTTAAATGCGCCAATTACAAGGTTGCAGCAAAATATTAAAGATAGAAACAGGTTATATGAGCAGTCGATACCCGATAGTTATCTGGGGAATTTGCAGGATGTGTATATGCAGTATATAAGGCAGCATCCGGTAAAAACACTGATGGTGGATACGACGAAAGTGGATTTTATGAAAAATCCGAAAGATTTTGACAGGTTGCTAAAAGCATTGGAACAGGATTATCCTCCTGGTATAAACTATTTCTAA
- the folK gene encoding 2-amino-4-hydroxy-6-hydroxymethyldihydropteridine diphosphokinase — MNKAILLIGGNLGNRTENLQQAVMQIDKRAGKVEKKSGLYETAAWGHVQQPDYLNQALQISTALEAEELLETVLDIERQLGRVRQQKWGARIIDIDIIFFNDAVIDLPDLRVPHPQMANRQFVLVPLAEISPDWIHPILHKDVSALLAACTDTLPAHKYQLQEQGR; from the coding sequence ATGAATAAAGCAATATTACTTATAGGTGGTAATCTGGGCAATCGCACGGAGAACCTGCAACAGGCTGTGATGCAAATAGATAAGCGGGCGGGTAAGGTGGAAAAAAAATCGGGATTGTATGAAACCGCTGCGTGGGGGCATGTTCAACAGCCGGACTACCTGAATCAGGCTTTGCAGATCTCTACTGCCCTGGAAGCTGAGGAGCTGTTGGAGACCGTCCTGGATATAGAACGGCAGTTGGGAAGGGTACGCCAGCAGAAGTGGGGAGCCCGGATCATAGATATAGATATCATCTTTTTTAATGATGCGGTGATCGATTTGCCAGACCTCAGGGTGCCACATCCGCAAATGGCAAACAGGCAATTTGTACTGGTGCCCCTGGCGGAAATTTCTCCCGATTGGATACACCCGATACTACATAAAGACGTCAGCGCCCTGCTGGCAGCATGTACGGATACATTACCAGCCCATAAATATCAGTTACAGGAGCAAGGCAGATGA
- the sppA gene encoding signal peptide peptidase SppA yields the protein MNSFFKIFFASLLALVVVGALGFFILLGLIGSALSSDKVVISPNGVLVLETSQELSEQKVANPLSMLSRKDGGTPGLFDVIRLIDNAAQDDNIKGIYLKTEGNANGFATNQEFRNALTRFKAAGKWIYAYGENMSQQSYFVASVANKVYLHPKGGLDFNGFYSQVTFLKGLLEKLEIQPQIFYDGRFKSATEPLRETEMTPANRIQTNAYLSELYSNFLYNIGQSRKIDTATLHQYANDGAIQSADDAARYKLVDGLRYDDQVMDEIRSRLSLSGSDKVNFVTLSNYQTANEHRFRDNNAKIALIYAQGSIVGGDSEKETVISSDRYIKLIREARQDKDIKAIVFRVNSPGGSALASESIWRELTLAKKDKPVVVSMGDYAASGGYYISCMADSIFAEPNTLTGSIGVFAVIPNLGNFFKNKLGVTFDGVKTAQYADLGTASRPMTDAEKRFIQNGVDTTYSVFKTRVVNGRKLSGAVVDSIAQGRVWSGVQAKELGLVDRIGGIQDAIACAAKMVHAGSYKVKEYPEPQGGLEKVLRSLGGDMQSSMVKKELGENYALYEQVKRIREMNGQIQARIPFDIEIR from the coding sequence ATGAATAGTTTCTTTAAGATCTTTTTTGCCAGCTTACTTGCACTTGTTGTCGTTGGTGCTTTGGGATTCTTCATTTTGCTGGGACTGATTGGTAGTGCTTTATCGTCCGATAAAGTAGTTATTTCTCCTAATGGTGTGCTGGTACTGGAAACATCCCAGGAGCTCAGTGAACAGAAAGTGGCCAACCCGCTCAGCATGCTCTCCAGGAAAGATGGTGGCACACCCGGATTGTTCGATGTGATCAGGCTGATTGACAACGCAGCCCAGGATGATAATATTAAAGGTATTTACCTGAAAACGGAAGGCAATGCCAATGGTTTTGCTACCAACCAGGAATTCAGGAATGCACTCACCCGCTTCAAAGCTGCTGGCAAGTGGATTTATGCTTATGGCGAAAATATGAGTCAGCAGAGCTACTTTGTTGCTTCTGTAGCAAACAAGGTATACCTCCATCCCAAGGGTGGTCTGGACTTCAATGGTTTCTATTCCCAGGTTACCTTCCTGAAAGGGTTGCTTGAAAAGCTGGAGATCCAGCCGCAGATTTTCTACGATGGCCGTTTCAAAAGCGCTACTGAGCCGCTGCGCGAAACGGAAATGACCCCCGCTAACCGTATTCAAACCAATGCCTACCTGAGCGAACTGTATAGCAATTTCCTATATAATATAGGCCAGAGCCGCAAGATTGATACGGCTACCTTACATCAATACGCCAACGATGGAGCTATTCAGAGTGCAGATGATGCCGCCCGCTATAAGCTGGTAGATGGTTTGCGCTACGATGACCAGGTCATGGATGAGATCAGAAGCCGGTTGAGCCTGAGCGGTAGTGACAAAGTGAACTTCGTGACCCTGAGCAATTACCAGACTGCCAATGAGCACCGTTTCAGAGATAACAATGCAAAGATTGCCCTGATCTATGCGCAGGGTAGTATTGTGGGCGGCGATAGTGAAAAAGAAACCGTGATCAGCAGTGATCGCTATATCAAACTGATTAGGGAAGCCCGTCAGGATAAGGATATCAAAGCCATTGTATTCAGGGTGAATTCGCCGGGTGGAAGCGCTCTCGCTTCAGAAAGCATCTGGCGTGAGCTGACCCTGGCAAAGAAAGATAAACCGGTGGTTGTATCCATGGGTGATTATGCTGCTTCCGGGGGGTACTATATCTCCTGTATGGCAGATTCGATCTTTGCAGAGCCCAATACACTCACGGGGTCCATCGGCGTATTTGCCGTGATTCCGAACCTGGGTAACTTCTTTAAAAATAAACTGGGTGTTACTTTCGATGGTGTGAAAACCGCACAGTATGCTGATCTGGGTACAGCCAGCCGCCCGATGACGGATGCTGAAAAGCGTTTTATTCAGAATGGTGTGGATACGACTTATTCCGTGTTCAAGACCAGGGTGGTGAATGGCCGAAAACTGAGTGGCGCTGTGGTAGACAGTATTGCACAGGGCCGTGTATGGAGCGGTGTACAGGCAAAGGAATTAGGATTGGTAGACCGTATTGGTGGTATCCAGGATGCAATTGCCTGTGCCGCGAAAATGGTACATGCCGGATCTTATAAAGTAAAGGAATATCCGGAGCCTCAGGGTGGACTGGAAAAGGTATTGAGAAGCCTGGGAGGCGATATGCAATCCAGCATGGTGAAAAAGGAACTGGGTGAAAACTATGCCTTGTACGAACAGGTGAAAAGGATCAGGGAAATGAACGGTCAGATCCAGGCCAGAATCCCCTTTGACATTGAGATCAGATAG
- a CDS encoding ABC transporter permease, whose translation MAVKYSQGTALLAMAKASLKAILRSPSAVVFSLGFPLVILLCFGFIGDSTVSVKVGVDSATDTHSYLYQQLLKEKSLKLVTDKTNAELASELKKGHITAILKVKELPATDNIPSNTVQVYTSTAAVEKIGVFNAILNGVIRNADAKYYSHASVARIEPLITLPGRRYTTIDFILPGLLSFSLLSAAVFSTAFLFYGLRQTLVLKRFFATPIRRLHIVLGESLARLVFQISGAILIIAIGYFFFGFTLVNGWSTFFEMLILTALGVVVFMGFGFVVSGLANSESTIPLFANIITLPQFLLAGTFVSVDVFPTWLQYICRIMPLTYLNDAFRKVAFEGLHLWNLWLELGVIGLWGVIIYALAVRVFRWE comes from the coding sequence ATGGCGGTGAAATACAGTCAGGGGACAGCGTTGCTGGCCATGGCAAAAGCAAGTTTGAAAGCAATATTGAGAAGTCCATCGGCGGTGGTATTCAGCCTGGGTTTTCCATTAGTGATTTTACTTTGTTTTGGCTTTATCGGGGATAGTACCGTATCTGTAAAAGTAGGGGTGGATAGTGCGACCGATACCCACAGTTACCTGTACCAGCAGCTATTGAAGGAGAAAAGCCTGAAGCTGGTGACGGATAAGACAAATGCAGAACTGGCGTCTGAACTGAAAAAGGGGCATATCACGGCTATCCTGAAAGTAAAGGAATTACCCGCTACAGATAATATCCCTTCCAATACTGTTCAGGTCTATACTTCTACAGCTGCTGTGGAGAAAATAGGCGTATTCAATGCTATTCTGAATGGCGTGATCAGGAATGCGGATGCAAAATATTATAGTCATGCATCTGTGGCAAGGATAGAACCGCTCATTACCTTGCCGGGTCGTCGTTATACTACTATAGACTTTATCCTGCCGGGTTTACTGAGTTTTTCCCTGTTGAGTGCTGCGGTATTCAGTACAGCTTTCCTGTTTTATGGATTGAGGCAGACATTGGTTTTAAAACGTTTCTTTGCTACGCCAATCAGGCGCTTACATATAGTATTGGGTGAATCCCTGGCCCGCCTGGTATTCCAGATCTCCGGCGCTATCCTCATCATTGCAATTGGTTATTTCTTTTTTGGATTCACACTGGTGAACGGCTGGAGTACTTTTTTTGAAATGCTGATACTGACTGCGCTGGGGGTAGTGGTATTTATGGGCTTTGGCTTTGTGGTGAGCGGACTTGCCAATAGTGAGAGCACGATACCCTTGTTTGCTAATATTATTACGCTGCCACAGTTCCTGCTGGCAGGTACCTTTGTTTCTGTAGATGTGTTTCCTACCTGGCTGCAATACATTTGTCGTATTATGCCACTGACTTACCTGAATGATGCTTTCCGAAAAGTGGCGTTTGAAGGCCTGCACCTGTGGAATCTCTGGTTGGAACTGGGAGTGATCGGACTATGGGGTGTGATTATTTATGCCTTGGCAGTGCGGGTTTTTAGATGGGAGTAG
- a CDS encoding SRPBCC family protein encodes MQAFFILLGALAVIIPGCFIVSLFLPATVKVVRVRVIPATPAAVFQQLNIVHNWENWSPWHQIDSHMKLLYTDTESGVGAAYSWESENRQIGKGAMMITNSRQDEFIATDMHFMEQRLAKATFKLEPVAGGTTVTWTMTAELGHNPFKKFMGLLMDKWVGKDFEKGLANLEAVLTNKQLSFEK; translated from the coding sequence ATGCAAGCCTTTTTTATTCTCCTGGGCGCTTTGGCGGTGATCATCCCTGGGTGTTTCATAGTAAGCCTGTTTTTACCGGCTACCGTGAAGGTTGTGCGTGTCAGAGTCATTCCCGCCACTCCGGCTGCCGTATTCCAACAACTCAATATTGTCCATAACTGGGAAAACTGGTCACCCTGGCACCAGATAGATTCCCACATGAAACTGCTGTATACCGATACCGAAAGTGGAGTGGGGGCTGCCTATAGCTGGGAAAGTGAGAACAGGCAGATTGGCAAGGGGGCCATGATGATCACGAATTCCCGGCAGGATGAGTTCATTGCTACAGATATGCATTTTATGGAACAAAGACTGGCGAAGGCGACTTTTAAGCTGGAACCGGTGGCTGGTGGCACAACAGTTACCTGGACCATGACGGCGGAACTGGGGCATAATCCTTTTAAAAAGTTTATGGGTTTGCTGATGGATAAATGGGTGGGAAAGGATTTTGAGAAGGGCCTGGCAAATCTGGAGGCTGTTTTGACAAATAAGCAGCTCTCTTTTGAAAAATAA
- a CDS encoding SRPBCC family protein — MRLIKLAVISAVLFGGLLFLISLLLPSKAIVERSGVIDAPMSTVYAQLNDLSKWPAWNPWATNETAQDKQFSNPATGQGAYFTWHGIQHEDRITGKVSIEESHPDKGIKYKMTFNAMRPVDAFFEIKPAADGKATAIMWRLETHLGYWPWWKLRGFLADRLTGPQLEAGLTQLKTICETEK, encoded by the coding sequence ATGCGATTAATTAAACTAGCCGTGATTAGCGCCGTCCTTTTCGGTGGGCTGCTTTTCCTTATATCCCTATTATTACCTTCCAAAGCGATTGTAGAACGTTCTGGCGTTATAGATGCACCGATGTCTACTGTTTATGCGCAGCTCAATGATTTAAGTAAATGGCCGGCCTGGAACCCATGGGCTACCAACGAAACCGCACAGGATAAGCAGTTCTCTAACCCCGCAACGGGGCAGGGGGCTTATTTCACCTGGCATGGCATACAACATGAAGATCGTATAACCGGGAAAGTAAGTATTGAAGAAAGCCATCCTGATAAAGGGATCAAATACAAGATGACATTCAATGCGATGCGTCCTGTGGATGCATTCTTTGAAATCAAGCCCGCGGCTGATGGTAAAGCAACCGCTATCATGTGGCGACTGGAAACCCACCTGGGATACTGGCCCTGGTGGAAATTACGTGGATTCCTGGCAGATAGACTCACCGGCCCACAGCTGGAAGCCGGGCTGACACAATTAAAGACCATTTGCGAAACAGAGAAATAA
- a CDS encoding DUF2911 domain-containing protein, which yields MKQFLLIIALLASTGSLVSAQEKKPASPRVTAEGKNVKVAYGQPSKKGRVIFGELVPYDQVWRLGANEATEITFAKDGSFGGKTVKAGTYTLFAIPTKAEWTFILNSNLKQWGAYKYDSIKVNNVLEAKAPVTKTKAPVEKLTITLPAGKLVVEWDETHVEVPVK from the coding sequence ATGAAACAATTCCTCTTAATCATTGCATTGCTGGCCTCTACAGGCAGCCTTGTATCTGCACAGGAAAAAAAGCCGGCTAGTCCTCGTGTAACTGCTGAAGGAAAAAATGTAAAAGTTGCTTATGGTCAACCTTCTAAGAAAGGAAGAGTGATCTTCGGTGAACTGGTGCCTTACGACCAGGTATGGCGTCTGGGTGCCAACGAAGCAACTGAAATCACTTTTGCCAAAGATGGTAGCTTCGGTGGTAAAACCGTAAAAGCAGGTACTTATACCCTGTTCGCTATTCCTACCAAGGCTGAGTGGACATTCATTCTGAACAGCAACCTGAAACAATGGGGTGCTTACAAGTATGATTCAATCAAAGTAAACAACGTACTGGAAGCAAAAGCACCGGTTACTAAAACCAAAGCACCGGTTGAAAAACTGACAATCACTTTGCCAGCAGGTAAACTGGTAGTAGAATGGGATGAAACCCATGTGGAAGTGCCAGTGAAGTAA
- a CDS encoding TonB-dependent receptor plug domain-containing protein — MKFSWLIILLAPLGLMAQDTTRVIPDTTKIVQIHEVVVSSTRTNSRIEDLPMKVEVLGPEEMQEESGIKPANVAGILGDLSVIHIQNTSAISGNNAIRMQGMDGKYTQLLRDGLPLYEGLSGNFGVLAIPPLDLKQIEIIKGSVSTLYGGGAIAGMINFISRTPGNKPTLDVLINRSTLKENNANIFYSQKFKRTGLTFFGGVTHQNATDVNKDGFSDVPQLRQYLVHPKFFWYLDPSTTFTAAYQGTFEQRTGGGAFYTEKNNSNRNSLDLQLAHKAFTIKSNASLYHLLHTEGNFLLQGRQLNTYTEASYKWHGAVFGMNNTSEAYTRNNDSSRIRNYTYNTVGFFAQHGINITKQLMVEGGLRADHHNVYGWFLLPRLAMVYKPITDLSIRLSAGTGYKTAAIFTTQTQLLGYKTLAPMPDGLKAERSKGLNFDANYHTTIGELDLILNQAFYYSYVKHPILPVLTSDNLYELQTQAAPMRSVGTDTYVRMSLDDVELYLGYNHTIAKTDNTYVPFAPQDKFAATLAYEIADKWRMGVESSWNGHQYLYNNVKAPNYWFWAAMVSRQIGGHVTLVLNGENLFDVRQGKHTPLYTGSESDPSFVALWGPVDGRQINVSVKWNL; from the coding sequence ATGAAATTTTCATGGCTGATCATATTACTGGCACCTCTTGGTTTGATGGCACAGGATACCACCAGGGTAATCCCTGATACCACTAAGATTGTCCAGATTCACGAGGTAGTCGTTAGCTCCACCCGTACCAATAGCCGCATTGAGGACCTGCCCATGAAAGTGGAAGTATTAGGACCTGAAGAAATGCAGGAAGAAAGCGGTATCAAGCCCGCTAATGTAGCCGGTATACTGGGCGACCTGAGCGTAATCCATATACAAAATACATCCGCCATCAGTGGCAATAATGCCATCCGCATGCAGGGGATGGATGGAAAATATACCCAGCTGCTGAGAGATGGCCTTCCCCTGTACGAAGGGTTGAGCGGTAATTTTGGCGTACTGGCTATCCCGCCGCTGGATCTTAAACAGATTGAAATCATCAAAGGCTCTGTATCTACCTTATATGGTGGAGGCGCCATTGCTGGGATGATCAATTTTATTTCCAGGACACCAGGCAATAAACCTACGCTGGATGTGTTAATAAACAGGAGCACTCTAAAAGAAAACAATGCGAACATCTTTTATTCCCAGAAATTTAAGCGGACAGGGCTTACCTTCTTTGGCGGCGTCACACACCAGAATGCAACAGATGTAAACAAAGATGGATTTAGTGATGTACCACAGTTAAGACAATACCTGGTGCATCCGAAGTTCTTCTGGTACCTGGATCCTTCAACGACATTTACCGCCGCTTACCAGGGCACCTTTGAACAACGTACTGGTGGTGGGGCTTTTTATACCGAGAAGAATAATAGTAATCGAAATAGCTTAGACCTACAACTGGCACATAAGGCATTTACCATTAAGAGTAATGCCAGCCTTTATCATCTGCTGCATACGGAAGGAAATTTCCTGTTGCAGGGCAGACAACTGAATACGTATACGGAAGCCAGTTATAAATGGCATGGCGCTGTCTTTGGTATGAACAATACCAGTGAAGCCTACACCAGGAATAATGACAGCAGCCGTATTCGTAATTATACTTACAATACAGTTGGCTTCTTTGCGCAGCATGGAATTAACATTACGAAGCAGCTGATGGTAGAAGGCGGATTGCGTGCAGACCACCACAATGTATATGGCTGGTTCCTTTTACCAAGACTGGCAATGGTGTATAAACCGATCACTGATCTCTCCATCCGTTTAAGTGCAGGCACAGGGTATAAAACTGCTGCTATCTTTACTACGCAAACACAATTACTCGGGTATAAAACACTTGCTCCCATGCCGGATGGATTGAAGGCAGAGAGAAGCAAGGGCCTGAACTTTGATGCAAACTATCATACGACAATCGGGGAACTGGACCTCATATTGAACCAGGCATTTTACTATTCGTATGTGAAGCATCCAATTCTGCCGGTGCTGACAAGTGATAATTTATATGAGCTGCAAACACAGGCTGCTCCAATGCGTAGTGTGGGCACAGATACTTATGTGAGAATGAGTTTGGATGATGTGGAATTGTACCTGGGTTATAATCATACAATTGCTAAGACAGATAATACGTATGTTCCATTTGCACCGCAGGATAAATTTGCCGCTACGCTGGCATATGAAATAGCAGACAAATGGCGCATGGGTGTGGAGAGTAGCTGGAATGGCCATCAGTATCTATATAACAATGTAAAGGCACCCAACTACTGGTTCTGGGCAGCAATGGTTTCAAGACAAATAGGTGGTCATGTAACACTGGTATTGAATGGTGAGAACCTGTTTGATGTAAGACAGGGAAAGCATACACCATTATATACAGGATCGGAAAGTGATCCTTCTTTTGTGGCGCTGTGGGGGCCTGTGGATGGCAGGCAAATAAACGTGTCGGTTAAATGGAATCTATAA
- a CDS encoding sensor histidine kinase — protein MAQDTASNNMKLLTKNTIWFLLIMLPLLSAGGIYLYHQFDKELKKEMDEELVNDQIQWLVYFNSIPDNSPVFRITTPEFSIHPADGPADAQPLLKTIMQYQEIEHKEVPYRQLEQVIRIREKFYSLTIRKSLIEKDDLIKNIALVMALAFIGLLLFTILVNRLISRSIWRPFYQSLDKMEKLQLEEMHDLSFPDTTVTEFNRLNEVLLNATSRIYHDFVIMKELTEDAAHEMQTPLAIAQNRLELLLQDEELQPDQMRSIAKTHEALQRLSHLNHNLLFMAKIGNKQFVPAGNISIHAVLQKHLRLFEELIKDKDLLVSTDISGDLSLLLHPLLADTLISNLLGNAIKYNYPKGAITIQLTTQLFSICNTSEYPPIPAPQLFQRFKKNASNLENSNGLGLAIVKKITDTNNLKVYYIYKEHQHHFIIRPDRHHH, from the coding sequence ATGGCACAGGATACCGCTTCGAATAATATGAAACTCCTCACTAAAAATACCATCTGGTTCCTGCTGATCATGCTACCATTGCTTTCTGCTGGCGGCATCTATCTCTACCATCAGTTTGATAAAGAGCTGAAGAAAGAGATGGATGAAGAGTTGGTAAATGACCAGATTCAATGGCTGGTTTATTTTAATTCTATTCCGGATAATAGTCCGGTGTTCCGGATTACGACACCGGAGTTTAGTATACATCCGGCTGATGGCCCGGCTGATGCACAGCCCCTGCTGAAAACGATCATGCAGTACCAGGAGATAGAGCACAAAGAAGTGCCGTACAGGCAGCTGGAACAGGTAATCCGCATAAGAGAGAAATTTTATTCCCTTACAATCAGGAAATCGCTCATTGAAAAAGACGACCTGATTAAGAATATTGCGCTGGTGATGGCACTGGCTTTTATTGGTTTACTGTTGTTCACTATATTGGTGAACAGGTTGATCAGCCGGAGTATCTGGCGACCATTCTACCAGTCGCTGGACAAGATGGAGAAATTGCAGCTGGAAGAGATGCATGACCTTTCATTTCCGGATACAACAGTTACTGAATTCAATAGGTTAAATGAGGTATTGTTAAATGCCACATCACGGATCTACCATGATTTTGTGATCATGAAAGAACTGACCGAAGATGCTGCCCATGAAATGCAAACGCCCCTGGCCATTGCGCAAAACAGGCTGGAGCTCCTGTTACAGGATGAAGAATTACAGCCTGATCAAATGCGGTCTATCGCAAAGACACATGAAGCATTGCAACGGTTATCGCACCTGAATCATAACCTCCTGTTCATGGCTAAGATCGGTAACAAGCAGTTTGTTCCGGCCGGGAATATCAGCATTCATGCAGTATTGCAAAAGCACCTGCGTTTATTTGAAGAACTGATAAAGGATAAGGATCTGCTGGTAAGTACGGATATCAGCGGGGATCTTTCTTTGTTACTGCATCCTTTACTGGCAGATACACTGATCAGTAATTTGCTGGGCAATGCAATTAAATATAATTATCCCAAAGGGGCCATCACCATACAGCTCACAACACAATTGTTCAGCATCTGCAATACCAGTGAATATCCTCCTATTCCTGCTCCACAATTGTTTCAGCGCTTTAAGAAGAATGCTTCTAACCTGGAGAACAGTAATGGATTAGGATTGGCAATCGTAAAGAAGATTACGGATACGAATAACCTGAAAGTGTATTATATCTACAAAGAGCATCAACATCATTTCATTATCCGGCCAGACAGGCACCATCATTAA
- a CDS encoding response regulator transcription factor — protein sequence MNILIIEDEQALQESIAQYLGKQGYVCEVATNFREGIQKISDAEYECIIADIGLPYGSGLDIVKELKQIRSDAGIIIISAKDSLEDKLNGLGLGADDYLTKPFHLSELSARVNALLRRKHFGGNTSIIFQDIQVNPASKSVMVHQKPVELTAREYQLLLYFIANQNRVITKSALASHLWGDEYDMAGSYDFIYSHIKNLRRKLMDAGAPDHIKTVYGTGYRFE from the coding sequence ATGAACATTCTGATTATAGAAGACGAACAGGCATTACAGGAATCAATAGCTCAATACCTCGGAAAACAAGGCTACGTTTGTGAAGTAGCCACTAACTTCCGGGAAGGCATTCAAAAGATCAGCGATGCCGAATATGAATGTATAATTGCTGATATCGGGCTTCCCTACGGCAGCGGCCTTGATATTGTGAAAGAACTGAAACAGATCCGCTCCGATGCCGGTATTATTATCATCTCCGCCAAAGACTCCCTGGAAGATAAACTCAATGGTCTGGGCCTGGGCGCCGATGACTATCTCACCAAACCTTTTCATTTATCAGAACTAAGTGCACGGGTCAATGCCCTGCTACGCCGCAAGCATTTTGGTGGCAATACCAGTATCATCTTCCAGGATATACAGGTGAATCCTGCATCCAAGTCGGTAATGGTTCACCAGAAACCAGTAGAATTAACGGCCAGGGAATACCAGTTGCTATTATATTTCATTGCCAATCAAAACCGCGTCATTACCAAGTCAGCCCTCGCTTCTCATCTCTGGGGCGATGAATATGACATGGCAGGTTCCTACGATTTCATATATTCACATATCAAAAATCTGCGCCGTAAATTAATGGATGCCGGTGCTCCTGACCATATCAAAACGGTATATGGCACAGGATACCGCTTCGAATAA